One window of the bacterium genome contains the following:
- a CDS encoding sigma-70 family RNA polymerase sigma factor, protein MKTTHDSPIWEEDILNPYLKEMGATALLTREEEVTLSKRMEEGLARLQRLRAQRRRSPKRSLARKLGCEIRRIEADVEEAKQRMIQANLRLVVSVAKRYSRCGMPLPDLIQEGNIGLMRAVEKFDYRLGNRFATYAVWWIRQSITRSLSDRSRTIRIPVHIIAEQSKLARTSRTLFHTLGRDPTPEECAEEMRTSAERVETLSQMVSQPVSLEKPVGEDGDALLGDFVADQRTPTPGDAVMQQHVSEQILKALATLTPREEKILRMRFGIGEPSEHTLEEVGRTFRVTRERVRQIEEKALKKLSRGFRGQRLKEVME, encoded by the coding sequence GTGAAAACTACTCATGATTCTCCCATATGGGAGGAGGATATCCTCAACCCTTATTTGAAGGAGATGGGGGCGACGGCCCTGCTCACGCGCGAGGAGGAGGTCACCCTCTCCAAGCGGATGGAGGAGGGGCTCGCGCGGCTTCAGCGTCTCAGGGCGCAGCGACGGCGCTCGCCGAAGCGGAGCCTCGCGCGGAAGCTCGGCTGCGAGATCCGGAGGATCGAGGCCGACGTCGAAGAGGCCAAGCAGCGGATGATCCAGGCCAATCTCCGCCTCGTGGTCAGCGTCGCGAAAAGATACTCCCGGTGCGGGATGCCGCTGCCCGACCTGATTCAGGAGGGGAACATCGGCCTCATGCGGGCGGTGGAAAAATTCGATTACCGGCTCGGGAACCGGTTCGCGACGTACGCCGTTTGGTGGATCCGGCAGTCGATCACGCGGTCCCTCTCGGACCGGTCGCGGACCATCCGGATCCCCGTCCACATCATCGCGGAGCAGTCCAAGCTCGCCCGGACGTCCCGGACCCTGTTTCACACGCTGGGCCGGGATCCGACGCCCGAGGAGTGCGCGGAGGAAATGAGGACGAGCGCGGAACGGGTGGAGACCCTCTCCCAGATGGTGAGCCAGCCCGTGTCACTCGAGAAGCCCGTCGGCGAGGACGGGGACGCGCTCTTGGGCGACTTCGTCGCGGATCAAAGGACCCCCACGCCGGGCGATGCGGTGATGCAGCAGCACGTCTCCGAGCAAATCCTCAAGGCCCTGGCGACCCTGACCCCGCGCGAGGAAAAGATCCTGCGGATGCGGTTCGGCATCGGGGAACCCTCGGAGCACACGCTGGAGGAGGTCGGACGCACGTTCCGCGTGACGCGGGAACGCGTGCGGCAGATCGAGGAGAAGGCCCTGAAGAAACTCAGCCGGGGCTTCCGGGGTCAGAGGCTCAAGGAAGTCATGGAGTGA
- a CDS encoding CBS domain-containing protein, whose amino-acid sequence MKVQDIMTRTVRTCGRSTNLAEAAMIMWHNDCGVVPVVEPDGRAVGVITDRDICMATATRPLKAAEITAGDVMTGALFTCRPEEAVKKALQTMAHHRVRRLVVVDANGRLAGIVSMDDFAIHAGKDLPAKAIVDTLRSICSRKKPGTHGTEPSPDPFSDAWF is encoded by the coding sequence TTCGCACCTGCGGCCGGTCCACCAATCTGGCCGAGGCGGCGATGATCATGTGGCACAACGACTGCGGCGTCGTGCCGGTCGTCGAGCCGGACGGCAGGGCGGTCGGCGTGATCACCGACCGCGACATTTGCATGGCGACGGCCACCCGGCCCCTCAAGGCGGCGGAAATCACGGCGGGGGACGTCATGACCGGGGCGCTTTTCACCTGCCGGCCGGAGGAAGCCGTCAAAAAGGCCCTCCAGACCATGGCGCATCATCGGGTGCGGAGACTGGTGGTCGTCGACGCCAACGGCCGTCTGGCCGGCATCGTCTCGATGGACGACTTCGCCATTCACGCGGGAAAGGATCTTCCGGCGAAGGCGATCGTCGACACGTTAAGGTCCATCTGCTCGCGAAAGAAACCCGGGACGCACGGGACCGAACCGTCCCCCGATCCGTTCTCCGACGCCTGGTTCTAG
- a CDS encoding universal stress protein, translated as MFRSLLALHDLSESSRRALQWALRFGEQFRSRLTVLSVIPPVGPPPGVSGTGPAENQLTELTRLIRTEIDKDLRACSVGAPEGRLGGLEVVIATGRPLAIILKRILDGSPDLVFVGTHGRKGLSRAFLGSVAEKVVRHSPSPVFVARKAPQWPPQAVLIPADVAEPPDEALALATRLRETLPFRVDLLSVLSSPDLMEAFPEAFAGYSPVDERVLKRKALDALKALAARYPALGLTPHLASGPVAAEIGHAAEEFQSDFILMPTHGRAGVGRFFLGSVAEQVVRYAPCSVLSVCPSKAAPYRKKVATEWMEAEP; from the coding sequence ATGTTCCGGTCGCTGCTGGCCCTCCATGACCTGTCGGAGTCCTCGAGAAGGGCCCTGCAATGGGCCCTGCGATTCGGGGAGCAATTCCGCTCCCGGCTGACCGTCCTTTCGGTGATCCCCCCCGTCGGACCTCCGCCGGGCGTCTCCGGGACGGGCCCCGCGGAGAACCAACTGACGGAACTGACCCGCCTCATCCGGACGGAGATCGACAAGGACCTGCGGGCCTGCTCGGTCGGCGCGCCGGAAGGAAGACTCGGCGGCCTGGAGGTCGTCATCGCGACGGGACGTCCCCTCGCGATCATCCTCAAGAGGATCCTCGACGGCTCGCCGGATCTCGTCTTCGTCGGAACGCACGGGCGCAAGGGCCTCTCCCGGGCCTTCTTGGGGAGCGTCGCCGAAAAGGTCGTGCGCCATTCCCCGTCGCCGGTCTTTGTCGCGCGAAAGGCCCCCCAATGGCCCCCGCAGGCGGTGCTGATACCGGCGGATGTCGCGGAGCCGCCCGACGAGGCCCTCGCATTGGCCACCCGGCTCCGCGAGACCCTCCCCTTCCGGGTCGACCTCTTGAGCGTCCTCTCCTCCCCCGATCTGATGGAGGCGTTTCCCGAGGCCTTCGCCGGCTATTCCCCCGTCGACGAGCGCGTCCTGAAACGGAAGGCCCTCGACGCGCTGAAGGCCCTCGCCGCACGGTATCCGGCGCTCGGCCTGACCCCGCATCTCGCGTCCGGCCCCGTGGCGGCGGAGATCGGTCACGCCGCCGAGGAGTTCCAGTCGGATTTCATCCTCATGCCGACGCACGGCCGCGCCGGTGTCGGGCGATTTTTCTTGGGGAGCGTCGCCGAACAGGTCGTGCGCTACGCCCCCTGTTCCGTATTAAGCGTCTGCCCGTCGAAGGCGGCCCCGTACCGGAAAAAGGTCGCGACGGAATGGATGGAGGCTGAACCATGA